A genomic region of Zea mays cultivar B73 chromosome 6, Zm-B73-REFERENCE-NAM-5.0, whole genome shotgun sequence contains the following coding sequences:
- the LOC100281270 gene encoding uncharacterized protein isoform X1: MAATSIKVAHLTTLALFSPTPNPFGPKSSKHRARAPPPISISMDPALVDPAHLQALMLACGHSCTLRLSPALSVSAVEPVDLSKLRTALAHSFVVVSVFCGARFFTHDREREGEGQRFLGLEIGLDLQGERRLVGFGRAVSDLGLTASVHDIVVHPLLQRRGIGQKIVNKITRPFFEACGFGDDMMGSTTMLYTRKTQK, from the exons ATGGCCGCCACATCCATCAAGGTCGCGCACCTCACAACCCTCGCGCTCTTCTCTCCGACTCCAAACCCCTTCGGTCCGAAGTCCAGCAAACACAGAGCTAGAGCCCCACCACCCATCTCCATCTCCATGGATCCGGCCCTCGTGGACCCTGCCCACCTGCAGGCCCTTATGCTCGCCTGCGGCCACTCTTGCACGCTCCGCCTCTCGCCGGCGCTATCAGTTTCCGCCGTTGAGCCGGTCGACCTCAGCAAGCTCCGGActgcccttgcgcacagcttcgtcgtCGTATCTGTCTTCTGCGGTGCTAGGTTCTTCACACATGACAGGGAAAGGGAGGGGGAGGGACAGAGATTCTTGGGCTTGGAGATCGGTCTCGATCTTCAGGGTGAGCGGCGCCTTGTCGGATTCGGGCGCGCCGTCTCCGACCTCGGGCTCACCGCATCCGTCCATGACATTGTG GTACATCCATTACTACAGAGGAGAGGAATTGGCCAAAAGATAGTGAACAAAATTACAAG GCCCTTTTTTGAAGCTTGTGGATTTGGTGATGATATGATGGGTTCAACAACAATGTTGTATACTAGAAAAACACAGAAATAG
- the LOC100281270 gene encoding uncharacterized protein LOC100281270: MAATSIKVAHLTTLALFSPTPNPFGPKSSKHRARAPPPISISMDPALVDPAHLQALMLACGHSCTLRLSPALSVSAVEPVDLSKLRTALAHSFVVVSVFCGARFFTHDREREGEGQRFLGLEIGLDLQGERRLVGFGRAVSDLGLTASVHDIVVHPLLQRRGIGQKIVNKITRVLHSRGIYDISALCTAKERPFFEACGFGDDMMGSTTMLYTRKTQK, encoded by the exons ATGGCCGCCACATCCATCAAGGTCGCGCACCTCACAACCCTCGCGCTCTTCTCTCCGACTCCAAACCCCTTCGGTCCGAAGTCCAGCAAACACAGAGCTAGAGCCCCACCACCCATCTCCATCTCCATGGATCCGGCCCTCGTGGACCCTGCCCACCTGCAGGCCCTTATGCTCGCCTGCGGCCACTCTTGCACGCTCCGCCTCTCGCCGGCGCTATCAGTTTCCGCCGTTGAGCCGGTCGACCTCAGCAAGCTCCGGActgcccttgcgcacagcttcgtcgtCGTATCTGTCTTCTGCGGTGCTAGGTTCTTCACACATGACAGGGAAAGGGAGGGGGAGGGACAGAGATTCTTGGGCTTGGAGATCGGTCTCGATCTTCAGGGTGAGCGGCGCCTTGTCGGATTCGGGCGCGCCGTCTCCGACCTCGGGCTCACCGCATCCGTCCATGACATTGTG GTACATCCATTACTACAGAGGAGAGGAATTGGCCAAAAGATAGTGAACAAAATTACAAG GGTACTTCATAGCAGAGGTATATATGACATCTCTGCGTTATGTACAGCAAAGGAGAG GCCCTTTTTTGAAGCTTGTGGATTTGGTGATGATATGATGGGTTCAACAACAATGTTGTATACTAGAAAAACACAGAAATAG
- the LOC100285951 gene encoding uncharacterized protein LOC100285951, producing MQPMLTLQSVQPPPAAAHLRAAASAKTPLLLPRRAAGPPPASASASASAEFPGSVPDSAQMAPRRRRRRSVAGIDQDELLDPEALADPDSGFYEINGVRLHHKVCSHEDEDSSSDQSTGSTIASDSDAVLKSQIGLPILLLHGFGASVFSWSSVMRPLARIVRAKVLAFDRPAFGLTSRASRSADDAKPLNPYSMAFSVLATLAFIDYLGAEKAILVGHSAGCLVAVDAYFEAPERVAALVLVAPAIFAPRKAVKEGQSGEEEGGQQAQRVPNDENSPPNLFARISGGFLELWKHVAGLVLKMITAIRDVVRSLCLKAVVAFLRSSLGVVLVRWVMDKFGILGVRNAWYDPSKVTDHVIQGYTKPLKSKGWETALLEHTVSMIIDSVSASRVPVSKRLSEISCPVLVVTGDTDRIVPAWNAERVARAIPGATFEAIKSCGHLPHEERPEEFLSVVENFLRTTFANPNEQVFQAAVS from the exons ATGCAGCCGATGCTAACGCTACAGTCCGTCCAGCCCCCACCCGCCGCTGCCCACCTCCGCGCCGCTGCGTCCGCCAAGACGCCACTGCTCCTCCCGCGCAGAGCGGCCGGTCCTCCTCCAgcttccgcctccgcctccgcctcggctgaGTTCCCAG GATCCGTTCCAGACAGCGCTCAGATGGCGCCccgacggcggcggcgccggaGCGTGGCCGGCATCGACCAGGACGAACTCCTCGATCCCGAGGCCCTCGCGGACCCCGACAGCGGCTTCTACGAGATCAACGGCGTGAGGCTGCACCACAAGGTCTGCAGCCACGAGGATGAGGACTCGTCCAGCGACCAGTCCACCGGTAGTACCATTGCCTCAGACTCAGACGCTGTCCTGAAAAGCCAGATTGGCCTGCCCATACTGCTGCTGCACGGCTTCGGCGCGTCAGTCTTCTCCTGGAGCAGTGTGATGCGGCCTCTCGCCCGCATTGTCCGTGCCAAGGTTCTTGCGTTCGACCGGCCGGCGTTTGGGCTGACATCCCGGGCCAGTCGCTCTGCCGATGACGCCAAGCCTCTCAATCCTTACTCCATGGCGTTCTCGGTCTTGGCCACGTTGGCGTTCATCGACTACCTTGGCGCTGAGAAGGCCATACTTGTTGG GCACTCAGCTGGTTGCCTTGTAGCAGTGGATGCATACTTTGAGGCACCGGAACGGGTGGCTGCTCTCGTGCTAGTTGCGCCGGCTATATTTGCACCAAGGAAGGCGGTGAAAGAGGGCCAgtcaggggaagaagaaggagggcAGCAAGCACAGAGGGTTCCCAACGATGAAAATTCGCCTCCAAATTTGTTCGCTAGGATTTCGGGAGGATTTcttgagctatggaagcacgttgCGGGGCTTGTTCTCAAGATGATCACAGCGATACGAGATGTGGTCCGATCTTTGTGTCTTAAAGCTGTCGTTGCTTTTCTTCGGTCATCGTTGGGTGTGGTGCTG GTAAGATGGGTGATGGATAAATTTGGTATACTGGGCGTCCGGAATGCATGGTATGACCCGAGCAAAGTAACTGATCATGTCATACAAGGCTACACAAAG CCTCTAAAATCCAAGGGTTGGGAGACAGCTCTGCTGGAACACACCGTATCCATGATCATAGATTCTGTGTCTGCATCAAGAGTACCAGTTTCAAAGAGGCTTTCTGAGATCTCATGCCCAG TGCTAGTGGTGACAGGTGACACCGATCGCATTGTTCCTGCTTGGAATGCCGAGCGTGTGGCACGCGCTATACCTGGAGCAACTTTTGAGGCGATCAAGAGTTGTGGTCACTTGCCCCACGAAGAAAGGCCTGAGGAATTCCTGTCCGTCGTTGAAAATTTTCTACGGACAACGTTTGCAAATCCAAATGAACAAGTATTTCAAGCAGCTGTATCATGA